A single Nostoc sp. PCC 7107 DNA region contains:
- the yidC gene encoding membrane protein insertase YidC has product MDFGIGFLSNNVMLPIIDFFYGILPSYGLAIVALTLIVRFALYPLSAGSIRNMRRMKIVQPLMQKRMQEIKERHKDDPQKQQEEMMNVQKEFGNPLAGCLPLLLQMPVLLALFATLRGSPFAGVNYSVNLQILPSEQIERIQPQAFATAPQNIYVADGEHHKVTAILPSGNKLAVGEKTKIQYQTLEGKPFDVLLTEHPETKLTPEWKIIKGEERIKVDAQGNIEALQPGDVTLQGTIPGLAADKGFLFIDALGRVGAVDPDGIIHWDIVAMVIFFGISLYVSQILSGQNSSGGNPQQDTVNKITPVIFSGMFLFFPLPAGVLMYMVIGNIFQTLQTYILSREPLSEELQKIVAIQEKETVAEQKSLPFEPKSSKKKATG; this is encoded by the coding sequence ATGGATTTTGGTATCGGCTTCCTCTCAAACAACGTCATGTTGCCAATCATAGACTTTTTCTACGGCATTTTGCCGAGCTATGGATTGGCGATCGTTGCCTTGACATTGATAGTCCGCTTTGCGCTTTATCCCCTGAGTGCTGGCTCAATCCGCAATATGCGGCGGATGAAAATAGTGCAGCCTCTCATGCAAAAGCGGATGCAAGAAATCAAAGAGCGCCATAAAGACGACCCGCAAAAGCAGCAAGAAGAAATGATGAACGTCCAAAAGGAGTTCGGCAACCCCTTAGCAGGATGTTTGCCATTGCTGTTGCAAATGCCTGTGTTGTTAGCGCTGTTTGCCACTTTACGGGGATCACCTTTTGCAGGTGTGAATTACTCCGTTAACCTACAAATCTTGCCATCTGAACAAATAGAAAGAATTCAACCACAAGCCTTTGCTACTGCCCCACAAAACATTTACGTGGCTGATGGGGAACACCATAAAGTAACTGCTATCCTCCCTAGCGGTAACAAACTAGCAGTGGGAGAAAAAACAAAAATACAATATCAGACTTTAGAAGGCAAACCTTTTGATGTTTTATTGACAGAACATCCAGAAACAAAGCTAACTCCAGAATGGAAAATCATTAAGGGGGAAGAAAGAATCAAAGTTGATGCTCAAGGTAACATCGAAGCCTTACAACCAGGAGATGTGACACTTCAAGGCACAATTCCCGGACTAGCAGCGGACAAAGGATTTTTGTTCATCGATGCCTTGGGTAGAGTTGGCGCAGTTGATCCCGACGGTATAATCCATTGGGATATTGTCGCTATGGTGATCTTCTTTGGTATCAGTCTCTACGTTAGCCAAATCCTCTCAGGGCAGAACTCCAGCGGTGGCAACCCACAACAGGATACAGTCAACAAAATCACCCCAGTGATCTTTTCGGGAATGTTTTTGTTCTTTCCCTTACCTGCTGGGGTACTGATGTATATGGTGATTGGTAATATTTTCCAAACTCTGCAAACTTATATTCTTTCCCGTGAACCCTTATCAGAGGAACTGCAAAAAATTGTAGCCATCCAAGAGAAAGAAACAGTAGCAGAACAAAAATCGTTACCTTTTGAACCAAAAAGTTCTAAGAAAAAGGCTACAGGTTGA
- a CDS encoding DUF177 domain-containing protein, which translates to MDAIFIPQLTKAPERTEEIQVQEFLPGLETLTPVRGRVRVQHHGNYLEVSGQAETIITCICNRCLQQYNRRLALNTKEIIWLDEAANQPQDLPLEREIAMEDLVETLSLNGYFYPSEWLYEQMCLEMPQRQLCDLNCPGILKSVDMSSEKPADNRWAGLEALKKQLPG; encoded by the coding sequence ATGGACGCAATTTTTATTCCGCAGCTCACCAAAGCCCCGGAGCGGACAGAGGAAATTCAGGTTCAAGAGTTTCTGCCGGGACTAGAAACGTTGACACCAGTTCGGGGTCGTGTGCGTGTGCAGCATCACGGCAATTACCTAGAAGTGTCCGGTCAGGCAGAAACTATTATTACTTGTATATGTAACCGCTGTTTGCAACAGTACAATCGTCGGTTAGCGCTGAACACCAAAGAAATTATTTGGTTGGATGAAGCCGCCAATCAACCACAAGACTTGCCCCTAGAACGGGAAATAGCGATGGAAGACTTGGTAGAAACTCTGTCACTCAATGGATATTTTTATCCTAGTGAATGGCTATATGAACAAATGTGTTTAGAAATGCCTCAGCGACAGTTGTGTGACTTGAATTGTCCAGGTATTTTGAAAAGTGTTGATATGAGTTCAGAAAAGCCTGCTGATAACCGCTGGGCTGGTTTGGAAGCATTGAAAAAGCAACTTCCTGGTTAG
- a CDS encoding DUF2079 domain-containing protein, whose product MKKHYKFDPLWFMIVTSSVILFICSSLRHLLFQSTALDLGMFDQGTYLISQGIPPISSFTNYHILGDHAAWIWYPLALLYKIYPSVYWLFAVQAIALALGALPAYQLARQAKLNENQGLTIAAIYLLYPLVFNVNLFDFHPEVIAVPALLWSVFAMRNQKIGWFCLSIFLVLGCKAVLGLTVIGLGIWLLFFERRLYGAIAIISGVAWYAIANKIIIPLIGGDAASIDRYLFRYQYLGNSFTELINNLFFQPGLVLPKLCSWDNLAYLILLFIPIIWGISWQGIAPLIGALPCVMLNLLADYQPQKDLIHQYSVPALPFIILSVIASLSLGKGLLQNRRIIILWSIVAFLSLAKFTYFGGKYLKSLDTWQATKEAIVQIQPNKSVLTTDEIAPHLTHRKLIKLIATPAAQINLKVFDYVLLNLRHPGLSSNPEFDQDLVKLLNNSQDFKLQYQRDDVLLFQKSNL is encoded by the coding sequence ATGAAAAAACACTATAAATTTGATCCTCTATGGTTTATGATTGTTACAAGTAGCGTAATTTTATTTATATGTAGCAGCTTACGACATTTGTTATTTCAATCTACTGCCTTGGATTTAGGAATGTTTGACCAAGGCACTTATTTAATTAGTCAAGGTATACCACCTATTTCTTCTTTTACTAATTATCACATTCTTGGTGATCATGCTGCTTGGATTTGGTATCCGTTGGCTTTACTTTACAAAATTTATCCCAGCGTTTATTGGTTATTTGCTGTACAAGCAATTGCATTAGCCTTGGGTGCATTACCTGCATATCAATTAGCCCGCCAAGCTAAATTAAACGAAAATCAAGGGCTAACTATTGCTGCTATTTACCTACTGTATCCTTTAGTATTTAATGTCAATTTGTTTGATTTTCATCCAGAAGTTATAGCTGTACCAGCACTTTTATGGTCAGTTTTCGCTATGAGAAATCAAAAAATTGGATGGTTTTGTCTGAGTATTTTCTTAGTTTTGGGATGTAAAGCAGTTTTAGGATTAACAGTTATAGGACTGGGTATTTGGTTACTGTTTTTTGAACGACGTTTATATGGAGCGATCGCAATTATTAGTGGTGTTGCTTGGTATGCGATCGCTAACAAAATTATTATTCCTCTAATTGGTGGCGATGCAGCTTCAATAGACCGTTATCTTTTTCGCTATCAATACTTGGGTAACTCTTTTACGGAATTAATTAATAATTTATTTTTTCAACCAGGATTAGTTTTGCCGAAACTTTGTTCTTGGGATAATTTAGCATATTTAATATTATTATTTATCCCTATTATTTGGGGTATTTCTTGGCAAGGAATAGCACCTTTAATTGGCGCATTACCTTGTGTTATGCTGAACTTACTGGCTGACTATCAACCACAAAAAGATTTAATTCATCAATATTCTGTTCCAGCTTTGCCATTTATAATATTATCTGTGATTGCGAGTTTATCGTTAGGTAAAGGATTGCTCCAAAATAGACGTATAATTATTTTATGGTCAATTGTTGCATTTTTGAGTTTGGCAAAGTTTACTTATTTTGGTGGTAAATATCTAAAATCTTTGGATACTTGGCAAGCTACAAAAGAGGCAATTGTTCAAATTCAGCCAAATAAAAGTGTCCTAACTACAGATGAAATCGCGCCTCATTTAACTCATAGAAAATTAATTAAGTTGATAGCTACTCCAGCGGCACAAATTAATTTAAAGGTCTTCGATTATGTATTGCTGAATCTGCGTCATCCTGGTTTATCAAGTAACCCAGAGTTTGATCAAGATTTAGTTAAATTACTCAACAATAGTCAAGATTTTAAGCTGCAATATCAGCGTGATGATGTTTTGTTATTTCAAAAGTCTAATTTATAG
- the rnpA gene encoding ribonuclease P protein component, translating into MALPKANRLKSRKDFQAVFREGTRRQSSHFTLRALRPRHSPEPSGDTASTTKLATEVKKVVSTQIGISISTKVSKKAVVRNRIKRQMAAALHQLLPKLSPGWRLVFVVKPTAAESKCGSQQFLQELEQLLAQAEVLNGHS; encoded by the coding sequence GTGGCTTTGCCCAAGGCGAATCGATTAAAATCTCGCAAAGATTTTCAGGCAGTTTTCCGAGAAGGAACTCGGCGACAAAGTTCTCATTTCACCTTGAGAGCTTTACGGCCGAGACATTCTCCAGAACCTTCTGGGGATACTGCCAGCACAACTAAACTGGCAACTGAAGTCAAAAAAGTTGTTAGCACACAAATTGGCATATCAATCAGCACGAAAGTCAGTAAAAAAGCTGTCGTGCGTAACCGAATTAAACGTCAAATGGCAGCAGCTTTGCATCAGTTGTTGCCAAAATTATCTCCAGGATGGCGGTTGGTATTTGTGGTAAAGCCCACAGCAGCAGAATCTAAGTGCGGAAGCCAACAATTTCTGCAAGAATTAGAGCAGTTGTTGGCACAAGCTGAGGTATTGAATGGGCATTCGTGA
- a CDS encoding Re/Si-specific NAD(P)(+) transhydrogenase subunit alpha produces MRIAVAKEIEVCERRVGLNPDTVARLVKQGLEVWVEKGAGERSFFSDSAYQAAGAQIITDTAQLWNEADILLKVSPPQEREDGRSEIDLLREGSVLISFLNPLGNPVVAQQLANRKVTALSMELIPRSTRAQSMDALSSQASLAGYKAVLIAAAALPKYFPMLTTAAGTIAPAKVFIMGAGVAGLQAIATARRLGAIVEAFDIRPAVKEEVQSLGAKFVEVKLEEETTAAGGYAKEISEASKQRTQEVVTEHVKNADIVITTAQVPGRKAPLLVTEEMVAQMKPGSVIVDLAAEQGGNCACTDPGKDIVWNGITIIGPINLPSSMPVHASQLYAKNVTSLMQLLIKDKTLQINFADDIVDAACITHAGEIRNQRVKDALQAINTQQTAVN; encoded by the coding sequence ATGAGAATAGCAGTTGCTAAAGAAATAGAAGTTTGTGAACGTCGTGTAGGATTAAATCCTGACACTGTTGCCCGATTAGTTAAACAAGGTTTAGAAGTCTGGGTAGAAAAAGGTGCAGGAGAACGTTCCTTTTTTAGTGATTCTGCATATCAAGCAGCAGGCGCTCAAATAATCACTGATACTGCTCAATTATGGAACGAAGCAGATATTTTATTAAAAGTTAGTCCACCACAAGAAAGAGAAGATGGACGCTCAGAAATTGATTTATTACGAGAAGGCTCTGTTTTAATTAGCTTTCTCAATCCTTTAGGAAATCCGGTGGTGGCGCAGCAGTTAGCCAACCGCAAAGTTACAGCTTTGAGCATGGAATTGATCCCCCGCAGCACCAGAGCGCAAAGTATGGATGCTTTGTCCTCACAAGCTTCACTAGCAGGTTACAAAGCAGTCTTAATCGCCGCCGCCGCATTACCAAAATATTTCCCCATGCTGACAACCGCAGCCGGCACCATCGCCCCAGCGAAAGTATTTATTATGGGTGCAGGTGTGGCAGGATTGCAAGCGATCGCCACCGCCAGGCGTTTAGGCGCAATTGTCGAAGCCTTTGATATTCGTCCCGCCGTCAAAGAAGAAGTCCAAAGCTTAGGGGCAAAATTCGTCGAAGTCAAACTCGAAGAAGAAACCACAGCAGCTGGTGGTTATGCCAAAGAAATCTCCGAAGCCAGCAAACAGCGGACTCAAGAAGTGGTGACTGAACACGTCAAAAATGCTGATATCGTCATTACTACCGCCCAAGTACCAGGAAGAAAAGCCCCACTGCTAGTCACAGAAGAAATGGTGGCACAGATGAAACCAGGTTCGGTGATTGTCGATTTAGCAGCAGAACAAGGTGGGAACTGTGCTTGCACCGATCCCGGTAAAGATATTGTCTGGAATGGCATAACCATTATTGGCCCGATTAATCTTCCCTCATCTATGCCAGTTCACGCCAGCCAACTGTATGCCAAGAACGTGACATCTTTGATGCAGCTGTTAATCAAAGATAAAACTTTGCAGATTAACTTTGCAGACGACATCGTTGATGCAGCTTGCATTACCCACGCAGGCGAGATTCGTAATCAACGTGTTAAAGATGCACTGCAAGCTATCAACACTCAACAAACCGCAGTTAATTAA
- the dxr gene encoding 1-deoxy-D-xylulose-5-phosphate reductoisomerase encodes MKAITLLGSTGSIGTQTLDIVAQYPDKFRIVGLAAGNNVEMLAEQIRQFRPSIAAIAAEDKLPALQAAIQDLDPQPILLAGKAGVIEVARYGDAETVVTGIVGCAGLLPTIAAIEAGKDIALANKETLIAGGPVVLPLVEKHGVKLLPADSEHSAIFQCLQGVPQDGLRKILLTASGGAFRDWPVEKLPEVTVADALKHPNWSMGKKITVDSATLMNKGLEVIEAHFLFGLDYDKIEIVIHPQSIIHSLIELQDTSVLAQLGWPDMRLPLLYALSWPDRIYTDWERLDLVKAGSFTFREPDHQKYPCMQLAYSAGKAGGSMPAVLNAANEQAVALFLAEKISFLDIPRCIEWVCDRHQNDNCKNPSLDDILAADQWARQEVLTATKNLVTSPKMISLP; translated from the coding sequence GTGAAAGCTATTACTCTTCTTGGTTCCACTGGCTCAATTGGTACTCAGACTTTAGATATTGTCGCTCAGTACCCAGATAAGTTTCGGATTGTGGGATTGGCAGCAGGGAATAATGTGGAGATGTTGGCGGAGCAAATTCGGCAGTTTCGGCCGAGTATAGCAGCGATCGCTGCTGAAGATAAATTACCCGCACTCCAAGCAGCGATCCAAGACCTCGATCCCCAGCCGATTTTACTGGCTGGTAAGGCTGGAGTAATTGAAGTTGCCCGCTATGGCGATGCCGAGACTGTTGTTACAGGTATTGTTGGTTGTGCTGGTTTATTACCAACTATCGCCGCCATTGAAGCAGGTAAAGATATTGCCCTCGCCAATAAAGAAACCTTAATTGCTGGCGGCCCTGTAGTTCTCCCCTTAGTGGAAAAACATGGGGTAAAACTCTTACCTGCTGATTCTGAACACTCAGCCATATTTCAATGCCTGCAAGGGGTTCCTCAAGACGGCTTGCGGAAGATTTTACTTACAGCCTCTGGTGGTGCTTTCCGTGATTGGCCTGTAGAAAAGTTACCAGAAGTCACAGTCGCCGATGCCCTCAAACACCCAAATTGGTCAATGGGCAAAAAAATTACGGTAGACTCGGCTACTTTGATGAATAAAGGATTGGAAGTAATTGAAGCTCACTTTTTGTTTGGCTTAGATTACGACAAGATTGAAATTGTCATCCATCCTCAAAGCATCATTCACTCATTAATTGAGTTACAAGACACCTCTGTGTTAGCCCAATTAGGCTGGCCGGATATGCGTTTACCCCTGTTATATGCTTTATCTTGGCCTGATCGCATTTACACTGATTGGGAACGTCTCGATTTAGTCAAAGCTGGCAGTTTCACCTTCCGTGAACCAGATCATCAAAAGTACCCTTGTATGCAGTTAGCATATAGCGCAGGTAAAGCAGGTGGCTCCATGCCGGCTGTTTTAAATGCTGCCAATGAGCAAGCTGTAGCTTTATTTTTAGCAGAGAAAATTAGCTTTTTAGATATTCCTCGGTGCATTGAATGGGTATGCGATCGCCATCAAAATGATAACTGTAAAAATCCTTCTTTAGATGACATTTTGGCAGCAGATCAATGGGCAAGACAAGAAGTTTTAACAGCAACTAAAAATTTAGTAACTTCCCCAAAGATGATTTCTTTGCCATAA
- a CDS encoding DUF2808 domain-containing protein — MQRLHFGNWIRRKPQVAILSALAVTSCLVTGLTTQVFAQSLPGLTLFSGVKAENQLPFRLDFGGQTNSTDRYILRIPQQKMKLAVAQFAITYPNYYKGSFDPKKIEVRVKGKKVPLSEVKWDKEGRIIEIFPQEPVPAGRSVELVLSNVQNPSFGGIYYFNCQVLSPGDTPLLRYVGSWILSIS; from the coding sequence ATGCAACGTTTACATTTTGGCAATTGGATTCGGCGCAAACCACAAGTAGCGATTCTTTCGGCTTTAGCAGTAACTAGCTGCCTAGTCACAGGATTGACAACTCAAGTCTTTGCACAAAGTTTACCTGGATTAACCCTATTCAGCGGCGTGAAAGCTGAAAACCAGCTGCCTTTCCGGTTAGATTTTGGTGGACAAACAAACAGTACTGATAGATACATCCTGAGAATTCCCCAGCAAAAAATGAAATTGGCAGTGGCTCAATTTGCCATTACCTATCCAAATTACTACAAAGGAAGTTTTGATCCCAAAAAAATAGAAGTGCGCGTCAAAGGCAAGAAAGTGCCTCTTTCGGAAGTTAAATGGGATAAGGAAGGTCGAATCATCGAAATATTTCCCCAAGAACCAGTCCCCGCAGGTCGCAGTGTTGAATTAGTTTTATCTAATGTTCAGAACCCTTCCTTCGGTGGAATTTACTATTTCAACTGTCAGGTTCTCTCACCTGGCGATACCCCACTACTGCGTTATGTAGGGTCTTGGATTTTAAGTATCAGCTAA
- a CDS encoding R3H domain-containing nucleic acid-binding protein gives MSNSSMQRGQQWLKSLLELTGVSAEIRGDIEVAQPQDEDTPEPDNYWLTIEETNLTPTQIRVFIGADGSVLDAIQYLANSVLNLNQPQEEQASYTIELNGYRLKRQAEIRALAEAAADEVRTFGREVEIKSLSSAERRQIHTFLKEFSELETFSRGKEPHRHLVVRPAVEL, from the coding sequence ATGAGTAACAGTTCCATGCAGCGAGGTCAGCAGTGGTTAAAATCACTGCTGGAACTTACAGGGGTCTCTGCGGAGATTCGGGGTGATATAGAAGTAGCCCAACCTCAAGATGAGGATACCCCAGAACCAGATAATTACTGGTTAACAATTGAAGAAACCAACTTAACACCAACGCAAATCCGAGTTTTCATCGGTGCTGATGGTTCTGTGCTGGATGCAATTCAGTATCTAGCTAATTCTGTCCTTAACCTGAACCAACCACAGGAAGAACAAGCATCCTACACCATTGAGTTGAATGGTTATCGGTTAAAAAGACAAGCGGAAATTCGCGCTTTGGCTGAAGCAGCCGCAGACGAAGTGCGGACTTTTGGCAGAGAAGTGGAAATTAAATCCCTCAGTTCAGCTGAACGGCGGCAAATCCACACCTTCCTCAAGGAATTTTCTGAGTTAGAAACCTTCAGCCGCGGTAAAGAGCCACATCGTCATTTGGTTGTACGTCCGGCTGTAGAACTATAA
- a CDS encoding DUF1815 family protein — MFLRLAHQHRQFVQDLVMNLQALAIVLERRGYPASCYTCGDQMNSASFMVSLGNNHLIRFLVSDYGITWTEMRDDRELMKLEGAEAINQLQELANLVKQSAPAYASGKALAKKS, encoded by the coding sequence GTGTTTCTGAGACTAGCGCATCAGCATCGACAATTTGTTCAAGACTTGGTCATGAACCTGCAAGCCTTGGCTATTGTATTAGAACGACGCGGTTATCCTGCGTCTTGTTATACCTGTGGCGACCAAATGAATAGTGCTTCATTTATGGTGAGCCTAGGAAATAACCACCTGATTAGATTTTTGGTATCAGATTATGGGATTACTTGGACAGAAATGCGGGATGACCGCGAATTAATGAAGTTAGAAGGAGCAGAAGCAATTAACCAGTTACAGGAACTAGCAAATCTTGTGAAGCAATCTGCACCAGCTTATGCGAGTGGTAAAGCCTTAGCCAAAAAGAGTTAA
- a CDS encoding DUF2079 domain-containing protein yields MRSSLTRPVTWMIVISTIILFASSSLRHELFQSNSFDLGIFDQAAYLISQGKPPISTIMGYHILGDHAAWIWYPLSLLYKIYPSVYWLFAVQAIALALGALPTWMLARQAGLKDSQAIAMAAVYLLYPLVFNVNLFDFHPEVIALPLILAAVLAARLNQIGWFCLEICLILGCKAVLSFTVAAMGFWLFLFEKRRLHGAIAIFFGVAWFLIATQLIIPNFSGAEAAAVGRYSYLGNSVLEIAKNIISQPGLILGKVFVLSNLEYLLLLLAPVIWGFSFVGMKPLVAAMPCLALNLIADYQPQKDLVHQYSLPALPFILLVLISSLAAGKGLIQHKRAIIIWSLIAFLSLARYTHFFGKYFQHLDTWQATREAIALVTTQGSVITTEKIASHLTHRELIQTTSANEANIDNLNTFNYVLLNLRHPGWRNFTDANISIVNQLKKSAIFDLKYQRGDVYLFIKK; encoded by the coding sequence ATGAGATCGTCATTAACTCGTCCTGTAACTTGGATGATTGTTATAAGTACTATAATTTTATTTGCATCTAGCAGTTTACGGCACGAATTGTTTCAATCTAACTCTTTCGATTTAGGAATTTTTGACCAAGCAGCATATTTAATCAGTCAAGGAAAACCACCGATTTCTACGATCATGGGTTATCACATTCTTGGCGATCATGCAGCTTGGATTTGGTATCCCTTATCTTTACTGTATAAAATTTATCCTAGTGTTTACTGGCTATTCGCTGTACAAGCAATTGCATTAGCTTTAGGTGCTTTACCTACATGGATGTTAGCGCGTCAAGCTGGTTTAAAAGACAGTCAAGCGATCGCAATGGCTGCTGTGTATTTGTTATACCCTTTAGTATTTAATGTTAATTTGTTTGATTTCCACCCAGAAGTAATTGCTTTACCGCTAATATTAGCAGCAGTTTTAGCAGCACGTCTCAATCAAATCGGGTGGTTTTGCTTAGAGATATGTCTGATATTAGGGTGTAAAGCTGTACTTTCATTCACAGTTGCGGCGATGGGTTTTTGGTTATTTTTGTTTGAAAAGCGGCGTTTACATGGTGCGATCGCCATTTTTTTTGGAGTAGCTTGGTTTTTAATTGCAACTCAATTAATTATTCCTAATTTTAGCGGTGCAGAAGCAGCAGCAGTCGGACGTTATAGCTATTTAGGTAACTCAGTTTTAGAAATTGCTAAAAATATAATTTCTCAACCAGGATTGATTTTAGGAAAAGTATTTGTATTAAGCAATTTAGAATATTTATTACTGCTATTAGCACCTGTAATTTGGGGTTTTTCATTTGTAGGGATGAAACCTCTAGTAGCTGCTATGCCTTGCTTGGCACTTAACTTAATTGCCGATTATCAACCACAAAAAGATTTAGTTCACCAGTATTCTTTACCAGCTTTACCATTTATTTTGTTAGTTTTAATTTCTAGCTTGGCCGCTGGAAAAGGATTAATCCAACATAAACGAGCAATTATTATCTGGTCATTGATAGCATTTTTGAGTTTAGCAAGATATACGCATTTTTTTGGTAAATATTTTCAGCACCTTGATACTTGGCAAGCTACACGAGAAGCGATCGCTTTAGTGACAACTCAAGGGAGTGTGATAACTACAGAAAAAATTGCTTCACATTTAACTCATAGAGAATTAATTCAAACAACCTCAGCTAATGAGGCAAATATTGATAACTTAAATACTTTTAATTATGTATTACTAAATCTCCGTCATCCTGGCTGGAGAAATTTTACAGATGCGAATATTAGTATAGTAAATCAACTAAAAAAATCTGCAATATTTGATTTAAAGTATCAACGTGGCGATGTTTACTTATTTATTAAAAAATAA
- a CDS encoding bifunctional 2-polyprenyl-6-hydroxyphenol methylase/3-demethylubiquinol 3-O-methyltransferase UbiG has protein sequence MDKNFYLQYAAVEDQHWWFVGRRRIVEELIRQLKLPKNAKILEAGCATGGNLSMLARYGEVAAMELDETACLLANERRITTVQQGSLPDKIPFTSQYDLIVILDVLEHIDDDLAALEALSNRLNPNSCLLITVPAYQFLWSYHDEINHHKRRYTLKRLKRVVKQAGYDVCYGSYFNTWLFPLVAGVRLLKNILKLDKKVDASGDLNLPAKPINKFLTFLFASERFLMKRFRLPFGVSIVLMAQKN, from the coding sequence ATGGATAAAAATTTTTATCTCCAGTATGCTGCCGTTGAGGATCAACATTGGTGGTTTGTCGGTCGCCGCCGAATTGTAGAGGAATTGATTCGTCAACTCAAACTTCCGAAAAATGCCAAAATTCTAGAGGCTGGCTGTGCCACTGGTGGTAACTTAAGTATGTTAGCTCGTTACGGTGAAGTTGCCGCAATGGAGTTAGATGAAACTGCTTGTCTATTGGCTAACGAACGGCGAATCACCACAGTACAACAAGGTAGCTTACCTGATAAAATTCCGTTTACTAGCCAGTATGACTTAATAGTGATCTTAGATGTTTTAGAGCATATTGATGATGATTTAGCTGCTTTAGAAGCATTGTCTAACAGATTAAACCCAAATAGTTGCTTATTAATTACAGTGCCTGCTTATCAATTTTTATGGAGTTACCATGATGAGATTAATCATCATAAACGTCGCTATACATTGAAAAGATTAAAAAGAGTTGTGAAACAAGCTGGTTATGATGTCTGCTATGGTAGCTATTTTAATACTTGGTTGTTTCCCTTGGTTGCTGGAGTACGTTTATTAAAAAACATCCTCAAACTTGACAAAAAAGTGGATGCTAGTGGTGATTTAAATTTACCCGCGAAACCTATCAATAAATTTTTAACTTTTTTATTTGCCAGTGAACGTTTTTTAATGAAGCGATTCCGTCTACCTTTTGGGGTATCTATTGTGCTAATGGCACAGAAAAATTAA
- the rpmH gene encoding 50S ribosomal protein L34, which translates to MKRTLGGTCRKRKRTSGFRARMRTPDGRNVIKARRKRGRYRLSV; encoded by the coding sequence ATGAAAAGAACCCTGGGCGGCACATGCCGTAAGAGAAAAAGAACCTCCGGTTTTCGTGCCAGAATGCGTACACCAGACGGAAGAAACGTGATTAAAGCTAGAAGAAAAAGAGGACGTTATCGTCTGAGCGTTTAG
- a CDS encoding thioesterase family protein — MSESQPSPALPPTDAIEITDSRAFESWFEYPIRVQPHHTDYAGIVWHGTYLTWMEEARVECLRSIGIEFADLVALGCDLPVVELSVRYHRSIQLGMQAVVKTRMTEVTGVRINWDYAIVSVDGQQLYVTAKVTLVALDRERGKIMRQLPVSVKDALARISALHGN; from the coding sequence ATGTCTGAATCACAACCAAGCCCAGCACTACCACCAACCGATGCTATCGAAATTACAGATAGCCGTGCTTTTGAAAGTTGGTTTGAATATCCCATCAGAGTGCAACCCCATCATACCGACTATGCAGGTATTGTCTGGCATGGGACTTATCTGACTTGGATGGAAGAAGCAAGAGTAGAGTGTTTACGTTCTATTGGGATTGAATTTGCTGATTTAGTTGCACTAGGCTGTGATTTACCTGTGGTAGAACTTTCAGTACGCTATCACCGTTCAATTCAATTGGGTATGCAGGCTGTAGTTAAAACTCGGATGACTGAAGTGACTGGTGTTCGGATTAACTGGGATTATGCAATTGTTTCAGTTGATGGACAGCAATTGTATGTCACGGCTAAAGTAACCTTGGTAGCATTAGATCGAGAAAGAGGTAAGATTATGCGTCAGCTACCTGTAAGCGTTAAGGATGCGCTGGCTAGAATTTCTGCGTTACATGGTAATTAA
- a CDS encoding PH domain-containing protein, with protein MGIREEVYYEGGPHLGDLILNLLIGLTVVGIPLTVGAIVRALWLRYRITDRRISLNGGWMGRDRTDIIYSEIVKIVKVPRGVGIWGDMVVTLRNGSRLEMRAVPNFREVYDYINERIAAKNPTYTGAK; from the coding sequence ATGGGCATTCGTGAAGAAGTTTATTATGAAGGCGGCCCTCACCTTGGGGACTTAATTCTCAACTTGTTGATTGGACTAACTGTTGTAGGTATCCCTTTAACAGTTGGAGCGATTGTCAGAGCATTATGGCTGCGTTACCGTATTACAGATCGCCGAATTTCTTTGAACGGTGGTTGGATGGGGCGCGATCGCACTGACATCATTTACTCAGAAATTGTCAAAATCGTCAAAGTTCCTCGTGGCGTTGGTATTTGGGGCGATATGGTAGTCACTCTCAGAAATGGCAGTCGTTTGGAAATGCGGGCAGTTCCGAACTTCCGCGAAGTATATGACTACATCAATGAAAGAATCGCTGCTAAAAACCCCACATACACTGGTGCTAAATAA